One part of the Homo sapiens chromosome 19, GRCh38.p14 Primary Assembly genome encodes these proteins:
- the LOC124904791 gene encoding translation initiation factor IF-2-like gives MDLPMNLHTDNFFQLLLFWINKNEYFLICHCSKCIDLHHAKENGGQQRDGKKDMPERGSAQWGMGGPRVVSCEEQLLHCSRAPGPAVPASPWTPQRGGARPRRPGPVSSRTHQLGALSAAPASKIPAATTGAPAPCSPAPSPAAAEAAAAAPAAGGRADPPSRRRHLLPATAAPARAPPRYCACAARGPLQGYNGPWARAAKGQPARQWEEVRARAHPRGLLPQPLPEVRNGRGRCSARAPPKMPLLRRPPSRLSARRLANEQRERDGRARVRGGLPAGAAAGAGRREWSAGAARASQAADLLPRAGSWRKPKERGMARFWGWGAKGAIPLARDLTSQWEAMGGGFAARAAAAGITEEARRSDVTWGGGAGLRRRERTREGVDWRI, from the exons ATGGATCTGCCCATGAATCTGCACACCGACAACTTCTTTCAACTTCTTCTCTTCTGGATCAATAAGAATGAGTATTTTCTGATTTGTCACTGTTCTAAATGCATCGACCTTCATCATGCCAAGGAAAATGGCGGGCAG CAGAGGGATGGAAAGAAAGATATGCCTGAAAGGGGAAGTGCTCAATGGGGAATGGGTGGGCCACGGGTGGTGAGCTGCGAGGAGCAG ctCCTCCATTGTTCGCGGGCTCCGGGCCCCGCCGTCCCCGCCTCCCCCTGGACCCCGCAGCGGGGCGGCGCCCGGCCTCGCCGCCCGGGGCCCGTGAGCTCGCGCACTCACCAGCTGGGCGCCCTCAGCGCGGCCCCGGCCTCCAAAATCCCGGCAGCAACGACGGGGGCCCCGGCGCCATGTTCCCCTGCTCCTAGTCCAGCGGCGgctgaggcggcggcggcggctccggCGGCGGGGGGCCGGGCGGACCCTCCCTCGCGG CGGCGGCACCTCCTTCCTGCGACGGCCGCTCCCGCGCGCGCGCCCCCTCGCTACTGCGCGTGCGCGGCGCGTGGACCGTTGCAGGGGTATAACGGCCCCTGGGCGCGCGCCGCGAAGGGACAACCAGCGAGGCAGTGGGAAGAGGTCAGAGCGCGTGCGCACCCGAGGGGCTTACTGCCACAGCCGCTGCCTGAGGTTAGGAACGGCCGCGGACGGTGCAGTGCGCGTGCGCCCCCGAAAATGCCGCTATTGCGGCGGCCGCCGTCGCGACTGAGCGCGAGGCGACTTGCAAACGAGCAGAGGGAGCGGGATGGGCGAGCGCGCGTGCGCGGGGGGCTGCCAGCCGGCGCAGCTGCTGGCGCAGGGCGGAGGGAGTGGTCCGCAGGAGCTGCGCGCGCGTCTCAAGCAGCCGATCTACTGCCTCGCGCTGGCTCCTGGAGAAAGCCGAAGGAGAGAGGCATGGCCcggttttgggggtggggggcgaaGGGCGCGATCCCGCTCGCGCGGGACCTGACCAGCCAATGGGAAGCAATGGGAGGTGGGTTTGCCGCGCGAGCCGCAGCCGCCGGGATAACGGAGGAGGCCAGAAGGAGCGACGTAACGTGGGGCGGTGGGGCGGGGCTGAGAAGGAGGGAGCGCACCAGAGAGGGAGTTGATTGGAGGATATGA